A genome region from Sander vitreus isolate 19-12246 chromosome 21, sanVit1, whole genome shotgun sequence includes the following:
- the qki2 gene encoding protein quaking-B isoform X1 → MVGETEVKERPKSNPDYLMQLMNDRKVMSSLPNFSGIFTHLERLLDEEIGRVRKDMYNDTVNGGMFNGRDVEELPEAIGPVAQLQEKLYVPVKEYPDFNFVGRILGPRGLTAKQLEAETGCKIMVRGKGSMRDKKKEEMNRGKPNWEHLSEDLHVLITVEDTHNRAKIKLQRAINEVKKLLVPAAEGEDNLKKMQLMELAILNGTYRDANVKTPTAGFPLGTPQAPRIITGPTPVLPPSMRNPAPVNTPTLMPLIRQIQSSALMQGGNPHMVQQGPESGIIYTPYEYPYTLTPSILEYPIDSTGVLVPSSCVFAAGAMTTKVRRHDKRIHPYQRVVTPDRAATATNP, encoded by the exons ATGGTCGGGGAGACAGAGGTGAAGGAGCGACCCAAGTCCAACCCGGACTACCTAATGCAGCTGATGAACGACAGGAAGGTGATGAGCTCCCTGCCCAACTTCAGCGGCATCTTCACGCATCTGGAGCGGCTGCTGGATGAAG AAATCGGCAGGGTACGCAAGGACATGTACAACGACACGGTGAACGGTGGCATGTTCAACGGGCGCGACGTGGAGGAGCTTCCCGAAGCTATCGGTCCCGTGGCTCAGCTGCAGGAGAAGCTCTACGTGCCTGTCAAAGAGTACCCCGAC TTTAACTTTGTAGGGAGGATCCTGGGCCCACGGGGACTGACGGCCAAACAACTGGAGGCAGAGACCGGCTGCAAGATTATGGTGCGGGGAAAGGGCTCCATGAGAGACAAGAAGAAG gaGGAGATGAACAGAGGGAAGCCCAACTGGGAGCACCTCAGCGAGGACCTCCACGTCCTGATCACAGTGGAGGACACACACAACCGGGCCAAGATCAAACTCCAGCGGGCCATCAACGAGGTCAAGAAACTTCTCGTACCAGCT GCTGAGGGGGAGGACAACCTGAAGAAAATGCAGTTGATGGAGCTGGCCATTCTCAATGGGACTTACAGAGACGCCAATGTCAAGACGC CCACCGCCGGCTTCCCTCTAGGGACACCTCAGGCGCCTCGGATCATCACAGGCCCAACGCCCGTCCTGCCTCCATCCATGCGCAACCCCGCTCCCGTCAACACGCCGACCCTCATGCCTCTGATTCGTCAGATCCAGAGCTCCGCCCTCATGCAGGGAGGCAATCCGCATATGGTGCAGCAAGGGCCCGAATCTGGAATCATCTACACTCCCTACGAGTACccatacacactcacaccctCCATATTGGAATACCCGATTGACTCAACTGGAGTATTAG TCCCTTCTTCCTGTGTTTTTGCAG CAGGTGCCATGACCACTAAGGTACGACGCCACGACAAGAGAATCCATCCTTACCAAAGGGTAGTGACCCCAGACAGAG CTGCCACGGCAACTAACCCATGA
- the qki2 gene encoding protein quaking-B isoform X3, with the protein MVGETEVKERPKSNPDYLMQLMNDRKVMSSLPNFSGIFTHLERLLDEEIGRVRKDMYNDTVNGGMFNGRDVEELPEAIGPVAQLQEKLYVPVKEYPDFNFVGRILGPRGLTAKQLEAETGCKIMVRGKGSMRDKKKEEMNRGKPNWEHLSEDLHVLITVEDTHNRAKIKLQRAINEVKKLLVPAAEGEDNLKKMQLMELAILNGTYRDANVKTPTAGFPLGTPQAPRIITGPTPVLPPSMRNPAPVNTPTLMPLIRQIQSSALMQGGNPHMVQQGPESGIIYTPYEYPYTLTPSILEYPIDSTGVLAGAMTTKVRRHDKRIHPYQRVVTPDRAATATNP; encoded by the exons ATGGTCGGGGAGACAGAGGTGAAGGAGCGACCCAAGTCCAACCCGGACTACCTAATGCAGCTGATGAACGACAGGAAGGTGATGAGCTCCCTGCCCAACTTCAGCGGCATCTTCACGCATCTGGAGCGGCTGCTGGATGAAG AAATCGGCAGGGTACGCAAGGACATGTACAACGACACGGTGAACGGTGGCATGTTCAACGGGCGCGACGTGGAGGAGCTTCCCGAAGCTATCGGTCCCGTGGCTCAGCTGCAGGAGAAGCTCTACGTGCCTGTCAAAGAGTACCCCGAC TTTAACTTTGTAGGGAGGATCCTGGGCCCACGGGGACTGACGGCCAAACAACTGGAGGCAGAGACCGGCTGCAAGATTATGGTGCGGGGAAAGGGCTCCATGAGAGACAAGAAGAAG gaGGAGATGAACAGAGGGAAGCCCAACTGGGAGCACCTCAGCGAGGACCTCCACGTCCTGATCACAGTGGAGGACACACACAACCGGGCCAAGATCAAACTCCAGCGGGCCATCAACGAGGTCAAGAAACTTCTCGTACCAGCT GCTGAGGGGGAGGACAACCTGAAGAAAATGCAGTTGATGGAGCTGGCCATTCTCAATGGGACTTACAGAGACGCCAATGTCAAGACGC CCACCGCCGGCTTCCCTCTAGGGACACCTCAGGCGCCTCGGATCATCACAGGCCCAACGCCCGTCCTGCCTCCATCCATGCGCAACCCCGCTCCCGTCAACACGCCGACCCTCATGCCTCTGATTCGTCAGATCCAGAGCTCCGCCCTCATGCAGGGAGGCAATCCGCATATGGTGCAGCAAGGGCCCGAATCTGGAATCATCTACACTCCCTACGAGTACccatacacactcacaccctCCATATTGGAATACCCGATTGACTCAACTGGAGTATTAG CAGGTGCCATGACCACTAAGGTACGACGCCACGACAAGAGAATCCATCCTTACCAAAGGGTAGTGACCCCAGACAGAG CTGCCACGGCAACTAACCCATGA
- the qki2 gene encoding protein quaking-B isoform X5 yields the protein MVGETEVKERPKSNPDYLMQLMNDRKVMSSLPNFSGIFTHLERLLDEEIGRVRKDMYNDTVNGGMFNGRDVEELPEAIGPVAQLQEKLYVPVKEYPDFNFVGRILGPRGLTAKQLEAETGCKIMVRGKGSMRDKKKEEMNRGKPNWEHLSEDLHVLITVEDTHNRAKIKLQRAINEVKKLLVPAAEGEDNLKKMQLMELAILNGTYRDANVKTPTAGFPLGTPQAPRIITGPTPVLPPSMRNPAPVNTPTLMPLIRQIQSSALMQGGNPHMVQQGPESGIIYTPYEYPYTLTPSILEYPIDSTGVLGMAFPTKG from the exons ATGGTCGGGGAGACAGAGGTGAAGGAGCGACCCAAGTCCAACCCGGACTACCTAATGCAGCTGATGAACGACAGGAAGGTGATGAGCTCCCTGCCCAACTTCAGCGGCATCTTCACGCATCTGGAGCGGCTGCTGGATGAAG AAATCGGCAGGGTACGCAAGGACATGTACAACGACACGGTGAACGGTGGCATGTTCAACGGGCGCGACGTGGAGGAGCTTCCCGAAGCTATCGGTCCCGTGGCTCAGCTGCAGGAGAAGCTCTACGTGCCTGTCAAAGAGTACCCCGAC TTTAACTTTGTAGGGAGGATCCTGGGCCCACGGGGACTGACGGCCAAACAACTGGAGGCAGAGACCGGCTGCAAGATTATGGTGCGGGGAAAGGGCTCCATGAGAGACAAGAAGAAG gaGGAGATGAACAGAGGGAAGCCCAACTGGGAGCACCTCAGCGAGGACCTCCACGTCCTGATCACAGTGGAGGACACACACAACCGGGCCAAGATCAAACTCCAGCGGGCCATCAACGAGGTCAAGAAACTTCTCGTACCAGCT GCTGAGGGGGAGGACAACCTGAAGAAAATGCAGTTGATGGAGCTGGCCATTCTCAATGGGACTTACAGAGACGCCAATGTCAAGACGC CCACCGCCGGCTTCCCTCTAGGGACACCTCAGGCGCCTCGGATCATCACAGGCCCAACGCCCGTCCTGCCTCCATCCATGCGCAACCCCGCTCCCGTCAACACGCCGACCCTCATGCCTCTGATTCGTCAGATCCAGAGCTCCGCCCTCATGCAGGGAGGCAATCCGCATATGGTGCAGCAAGGGCCCGAATCTGGAATCATCTACACTCCCTACGAGTACccatacacactcacaccctCCATATTGGAATACCCGATTGACTCAACTGGAGTATTAG GTATGGCTTTCCCAACCAAAGGCTAA
- the qki2 gene encoding protein quaking-B isoform X2, producing the protein MVGETEVKERPKSNPDYLMQLMNDRKVMSSLPNFSGIFTHLERLLDEEIGRVRKDMYNDTVNGGMFNGRDVEELPEAIGPVAQLQEKLYVPVKEYPDFNFVGRILGPRGLTAKQLEAETGCKIMVRGKGSMRDKKKEEMNRGKPNWEHLSEDLHVLITVEDTHNRAKIKLQRAINEVKKLLVPAAEGEDNLKKMQLMELAILNGTYRDANVKTPTAGFPLGTPQAPRIITGPTPVLPPSMRNPAPVNTPTLMPLIRQIQSSALMQGGNPHMVQQGPESGIIYTPYEYPYTLTPSILEYPIDSTGVLVPSSCVFAGAMTTKVRRHDKRIHPYQRVVTPDRAATATNP; encoded by the exons ATGGTCGGGGAGACAGAGGTGAAGGAGCGACCCAAGTCCAACCCGGACTACCTAATGCAGCTGATGAACGACAGGAAGGTGATGAGCTCCCTGCCCAACTTCAGCGGCATCTTCACGCATCTGGAGCGGCTGCTGGATGAAG AAATCGGCAGGGTACGCAAGGACATGTACAACGACACGGTGAACGGTGGCATGTTCAACGGGCGCGACGTGGAGGAGCTTCCCGAAGCTATCGGTCCCGTGGCTCAGCTGCAGGAGAAGCTCTACGTGCCTGTCAAAGAGTACCCCGAC TTTAACTTTGTAGGGAGGATCCTGGGCCCACGGGGACTGACGGCCAAACAACTGGAGGCAGAGACCGGCTGCAAGATTATGGTGCGGGGAAAGGGCTCCATGAGAGACAAGAAGAAG gaGGAGATGAACAGAGGGAAGCCCAACTGGGAGCACCTCAGCGAGGACCTCCACGTCCTGATCACAGTGGAGGACACACACAACCGGGCCAAGATCAAACTCCAGCGGGCCATCAACGAGGTCAAGAAACTTCTCGTACCAGCT GCTGAGGGGGAGGACAACCTGAAGAAAATGCAGTTGATGGAGCTGGCCATTCTCAATGGGACTTACAGAGACGCCAATGTCAAGACGC CCACCGCCGGCTTCCCTCTAGGGACACCTCAGGCGCCTCGGATCATCACAGGCCCAACGCCCGTCCTGCCTCCATCCATGCGCAACCCCGCTCCCGTCAACACGCCGACCCTCATGCCTCTGATTCGTCAGATCCAGAGCTCCGCCCTCATGCAGGGAGGCAATCCGCATATGGTGCAGCAAGGGCCCGAATCTGGAATCATCTACACTCCCTACGAGTACccatacacactcacaccctCCATATTGGAATACCCGATTGACTCAACTGGAGTATTAG TCCCTTCTTCCTGTGTTTTTGCAG GTGCCATGACCACTAAGGTACGACGCCACGACAAGAGAATCCATCCTTACCAAAGGGTAGTGACCCCAGACAGAG CTGCCACGGCAACTAACCCATGA
- the qki2 gene encoding protein quaking-B isoform X4 produces MVGETEVKERPKSNPDYLMQLMNDRKVMSSLPNFSGIFTHLERLLDEEIGRVRKDMYNDTVNGGMFNGRDVEELPEAIGPVAQLQEKLYVPVKEYPDFNFVGRILGPRGLTAKQLEAETGCKIMVRGKGSMRDKKKEEMNRGKPNWEHLSEDLHVLITVEDTHNRAKIKLQRAINEVKKLLVPAAEGEDNLKKMQLMELAILNGTYRDANVKTPTAGFPLGTPQAPRIITGPTPVLPPSMRNPAPVNTPTLMPLIRQIQSSALMQGGNPHMVQQGPESGIIYTPYEYPYTLTPSILEYPIDSTGVLGAMTTKVRRHDKRIHPYQRVVTPDRAATATNP; encoded by the exons ATGGTCGGGGAGACAGAGGTGAAGGAGCGACCCAAGTCCAACCCGGACTACCTAATGCAGCTGATGAACGACAGGAAGGTGATGAGCTCCCTGCCCAACTTCAGCGGCATCTTCACGCATCTGGAGCGGCTGCTGGATGAAG AAATCGGCAGGGTACGCAAGGACATGTACAACGACACGGTGAACGGTGGCATGTTCAACGGGCGCGACGTGGAGGAGCTTCCCGAAGCTATCGGTCCCGTGGCTCAGCTGCAGGAGAAGCTCTACGTGCCTGTCAAAGAGTACCCCGAC TTTAACTTTGTAGGGAGGATCCTGGGCCCACGGGGACTGACGGCCAAACAACTGGAGGCAGAGACCGGCTGCAAGATTATGGTGCGGGGAAAGGGCTCCATGAGAGACAAGAAGAAG gaGGAGATGAACAGAGGGAAGCCCAACTGGGAGCACCTCAGCGAGGACCTCCACGTCCTGATCACAGTGGAGGACACACACAACCGGGCCAAGATCAAACTCCAGCGGGCCATCAACGAGGTCAAGAAACTTCTCGTACCAGCT GCTGAGGGGGAGGACAACCTGAAGAAAATGCAGTTGATGGAGCTGGCCATTCTCAATGGGACTTACAGAGACGCCAATGTCAAGACGC CCACCGCCGGCTTCCCTCTAGGGACACCTCAGGCGCCTCGGATCATCACAGGCCCAACGCCCGTCCTGCCTCCATCCATGCGCAACCCCGCTCCCGTCAACACGCCGACCCTCATGCCTCTGATTCGTCAGATCCAGAGCTCCGCCCTCATGCAGGGAGGCAATCCGCATATGGTGCAGCAAGGGCCCGAATCTGGAATCATCTACACTCCCTACGAGTACccatacacactcacaccctCCATATTGGAATACCCGATTGACTCAACTGGAGTATTAG GTGCCATGACCACTAAGGTACGACGCCACGACAAGAGAATCCATCCTTACCAAAGGGTAGTGACCCCAGACAGAG CTGCCACGGCAACTAACCCATGA
- the timm23a gene encoding mitochondrial import inner membrane translocase subunit Tim23, which produces MDNNSQGSGGMKGGIGGLFGGGAPEYSNTELAGVPLTGMSPLSPYLNVDPRYLIQDTDEFILPTGANKTRGRFELAFFTIGGSCMTGAALGAVNGLRVSLKETRDMGWSKPRNVQILNMVTRQGASWANSLGSVALLYSVFGVAIEKARGAEDDINTMAAGTLTGMLFKSASGLKGVARGGLAGLALSGAYALYNNWDHLTGSSSSSSRLY; this is translated from the exons ATGGACAACAACTCACAAGGATCGGGAGGAATGAAAGGAGGTATCGGGGGTCTCTTTGGAGGCGGTGCACCTGAATACTCCAACACAGAGCTCGCCGGTGTTCCCT TGACTGGAATGAGTCCTCTGTCTCCTTACCTCAATGTCGACCCTCGTTACCTGATTCAG GACACAGATGAGTTCATTCTACCCACAGGTGCCAATAAAACAAGAGGGAGGTTTGAACTGGCTTTCTTTACCATTGGAGGTTCCTGCATGACTG GAGCAGCACTTGGAGCTGTAAATGGTCTCAGGGTGAGCCTGAAGGAGACTAGAGACATGGGATGGTCCAAACCTCGTAATGTGCA GATTCTCAACATGGTGACCAGACAGGGTGCTTCATGGGCCAACTCTTTAGGCTCAGTAG CCTTGTTATATAGTGTTTTTGGTGTAGCGATAGAGAAGGCCAGAGGAGCAGAAGATGACATCAACACAATGGCTGCTGGGACGCTAACGGGGATGCTTTTCAAATCAGCCA gtggCCTAAAGGGTGTGGCCCGAGGAGGTCTGGCTGGTTTAGCCTTGTCTGGTGCCTACGCTCTTTACAACAACTGGGACCACCTCACCggctcctcatcctcctcctccaggcTATACTAA
- the LOC144536462 gene encoding elastase-1 translates to MAVPGPPLLLFLSLLLPLLLSKASLPADAYTLTPGRQQQHKILHLDWPKDCGMAHFKPNMAERIVSGNEARPHSWPWQVSLQVRPRGSKHYIHVCGGTLIHKNWVLTAAHCFQKGKAEDAGSWRIVLGKHQLKRSEKAERIFPVKRIYRHENFRYPTHSELDYDIALVKAATDIVPSNFIRYACLPRKQTNLNPGHYCWVTGWGDTRGGKENVSLAEALNQARLPIIDFKTCRQKKFWGDRVRDSMICAGFRDTEGPPAACQGDSGGPLLCQQGQDRWEVHGVVSFGPIGCTVENKPSVFTRTAAYIHWIEATRVRDFFLH, encoded by the exons ATGGCTGTACCAGGacctcctctgctcctctttctgtccctgctgctgccgctgctgttGAGCAAGGCATCTCTGCCAGCAGATGCATACACACTCACCCCCGGACGACAGCAACAGCACAAGATCCTCCACCTGG ACTGGCCTAAGGATTGTGGTATGGCTCACTTTAAGCCCAATATGGCTGAGAGGATTGTCTCTGGTAACGAGGCCAGACCTCACTCTTGGCCCTGGCAGGTCTCTCTACAG GTTCGTCCCAGGGGAAGTAAACATTACATTCATGTCTGTGGAGGAACTCTCATCCACAAGAACTGGGTCCTTACTGCTGCTCACTGCTTCCAAAA GGGTAAAGCTGAGGATGCTGGGAGCTGGAGGATCGTCCTGGGGAAACACCAGCTAAAGCGCTCAGAGAAGGCAGAGAGAATTTTCCCCGTGAAGAGAATCTACCGGCACGAGAACTTCCGTTACCCGACTCACAGCGAGCTGGACTACGACATCGCCCTGGTGAAGGCTGCCACAGATATCGTCCCTTCAAACTTCATCCGCTACGCCTGCCTGCCACGCAAGCAGACCAACCTCAATCCGGGACACTACTGCTGGGTCACAGGCTGGGGAGACACCCGGG GTGGGAAGGAGAATGTGTCTCTGGCAGAAGCCCTGAATCAAGCCCGCCTGCCCATCATTGACTTCAAGACCTGCCGGCAGAAGAAATTCTGGGGCGATCGTGTCCGAGACTCCATGATCTGTGCCGGGTTCAGGGACACTGAGGGCCCACCAGCTGCATGTCAG GGTGACTCTGGTGGTCCTCTGCTGTGCCAGCAGGGGCAGGATCGCTGGGAGGTGCACGGCGTGGTGAGCTTTGGCCCGATTGGCTGCACCGTGGAAAATAAACCCAGTGTTTTCACCCGCACCGCAGCCTACATCCACTGGATCGAGGCAACACGCGTCAGGGACTTCTTCCTGCACTAA